A part of uncultured Treponema sp. genomic DNA contains:
- the ruvC gene encoding crossover junction endodeoxyribonuclease RuvC — MKKRRIIGIDPGLAHTGFGIVDCENSRISLVSYGVIETSSSDSHEVRLLCIYNKLLAILNEFRPTEAEMETLFFARNTTSALAVAEAKGVVSLCLVQQAIPIFMYAPNQIKCAVTGTKSADKDTVARYVQLLLNLKQPPRPDHAADALAGAITHFHSTLSA; from the coding sequence ATGAAAAAACGCCGGATTATAGGCATAGATCCCGGGCTTGCGCATACTGGCTTCGGGATTGTTGACTGTGAAAATTCCAGAATTTCTCTTGTGAGCTACGGAGTTATAGAAACTTCAAGCAGTGATTCGCATGAAGTCCGCTTGCTTTGCATTTACAATAAACTTCTGGCGATTTTGAATGAATTTCGTCCTACAGAAGCTGAAATGGAAACTTTGTTTTTTGCCCGCAATACGACTAGTGCGCTTGCAGTGGCGGAAGCAAAAGGCGTTGTGAGCTTGTGCCTTGTTCAGCAGGCGATTCCAATTTTTATGTATGCTCCGAATCAGATAAAATGCGCGGTAACAGGAACAAAAAGCGCGGATAAAGATACTGTTGCCCGGTATGTTCAACTTTTGTTGAATTTGAAACAGCCGCCTCGTCCAGACCATGCCGCGGACGCTCTTGCTGGAGCTATAACGCATTTTCACAGCACTTTGTCTGCATAG
- the mraZ gene encoding division/cell wall cluster transcriptional repressor MraZ — protein sequence MEMLFGEYNNTLDDKGRIQFPAKLRSVLQQESLVVTQGLDRCLMIFSIDEWTSLNKKIVDSASLFNDQKRLVMRRFIAPAQKLDFDKSGRLSIPQTLRDYAGLKGECTILGINKYMELWDSEKYRAYLEETEASFLKAAETMGDILM from the coding sequence ATGGAAATGCTTTTTGGCGAGTACAACAACACGCTGGATGACAAAGGAAGGATTCAGTTTCCGGCGAAGTTGCGCTCTGTTTTGCAGCAGGAAAGTCTTGTTGTAACTCAGGGGCTCGACCGCTGTCTTATGATTTTCTCCATTGATGAATGGACTTCTCTTAATAAAAAAATTGTGGACTCGGCGTCTTTGTTCAATGACCAGAAACGCCTTGTTATGCGACGTTTTATTGCGCCTGCACAAAAATTGGACTTTGATAAATCCGGCCGTCTTTCTATTCCCCAGACGCTTAGAGATTACGCGGGACTTAAAGGTGAATGTACAATTCTTGGAATCAACAAGTATATGGAGCTTTGGGATTCTGAAAAGTACAGAGCTTATCTTGAGGAAACTGAAGCTTCGTTCCTTAAGGCTGCGGAAACTATGGGCGATATTTTGATGTGA
- a CDS encoding PTS sugar transporter subunit IIA codes for MEDDILTIEEVAKYLRVSERTVYDWAQKGEIPSGKIGTVWRFKKSEIEKWVNERLSSGGKSNDSEIVVQVKNILSPERIVFMNHQTKHDSLVRLAQNLATAPQVKDAKELESEILKREELMSTSIGRGLAIPHVRLSSVTDLVMSVGISKCDIIGFQPVDEIPVRILFMIAAAYNQHSYYLKTLSFFSAKLKDASLREALLNSESPMDAYNLLIK; via the coding sequence ATGGAAGATGATATTCTTACAATTGAAGAAGTTGCAAAATATCTTCGTGTAAGCGAGCGTACTGTATATGACTGGGCTCAAAAAGGCGAAATTCCAAGCGGAAAAATTGGAACTGTCTGGAGATTTAAAAAATCCGAAATTGAAAAATGGGTAAACGAGCGGCTTTCTTCTGGCGGAAAGTCAAATGATTCTGAAATTGTTGTTCAGGTAAAAAATATACTTTCTCCAGAGCGGATTGTTTTTATGAATCATCAGACAAAGCATGATTCACTTGTCCGCCTTGCGCAGAATCTTGCCACAGCTCCTCAGGTAAAAGATGCAAAGGAACTTGAATCTGAAATTTTAAAGCGTGAGGAACTTATGTCAACTTCTATTGGCAGAGGTCTTGCGATTCCTCATGTGCGGCTTTCAAGTGTTACTGACCTTGTTATGTCCGTAGGAATTTCAAAATGCGATATAATTGGTTTTCAGCCTGTTGACGAAATTCCTGTAAGAATTCTTTTTATGATTGCGGCGGCGTACAATCAGCACAGCTATTATTTAAAGACACTTTCATTCTTTAGCGCAAAACTAAAGGACGCATCTTTGAGAGAGGCTCTTCTTAATTCTGAATCTCCGATGGATGCTTACAATCTTCTCATAAAATAA
- a CDS encoding response regulator: protein MKTKQDFPSINERPPEGEKLDGTKYRVLVVDDSMFVAKQLTQILSSDGYEIVATAQDGKEGVDKYKELCPNVDLVTMDITMPRMDGITALEQIIAFDKNAKVVMVSALGKEELVKKSLLSGAKNYIVKPLDRKKVLERISAALK, encoded by the coding sequence ATGAAAACAAAACAGGATTTTCCATCTATTAATGAGCGTCCGCCTGAAGGTGAAAAACTTGACGGCACAAAGTACCGCGTGCTAGTTGTAGACGATTCTATGTTTGTTGCAAAACAGCTCACTCAGATTCTTTCTAGTGATGGTTATGAAATCGTTGCTACAGCTCAGGACGGAAAAGAGGGCGTTGACAAATATAAAGAGCTTTGTCCGAATGTTGACTTGGTGACAATGGATATAACAATGCCTCGCATGGACGGAATTACAGCTCTTGAGCAGATTATTGCCTTTGACAAAAATGCTAAGGTTGTAATGGTCAGTGCGCTTGGAAAAGAAGAACTTGTAAAAAAATCTCTTCTTAGCGGCGCAAAAAACTATATCGTCAAGCCTTTGGACCGCAAAAAAGTTTTGGAACGCATAAGCGCGGCTTTAAAATAG
- a CDS encoding chemotaxis protein CheX gives MRVEYINPFVETSYRVLKEVLGGAEVKRGDLYLKSTAMPVMGVAALVGLAGDVEGRVLFDMTFETALNIASKMNEEKLPAFDDLAKATISELANLITAQSVTKLHDLGFKFDLTPPALFAGEKMEIAALGGTTDNVEALIVPLITDYGKIEVNVAIRERT, from the coding sequence ATGAGAGTAGAGTATATTAATCCATTTGTTGAAACTTCTTACCGTGTGTTAAAAGAAGTTTTGGGCGGGGCAGAAGTAAAAAGAGGCGACTTGTATTTAAAGTCAACTGCTATGCCTGTAATGGGTGTTGCGGCTCTTGTTGGTCTTGCAGGAGATGTTGAAGGCCGTGTTCTTTTTGACATGACTTTTGAAACTGCATTGAACATTGCTTCCAAGATGAATGAGGAAAAATTGCCGGCTTTTGATGACTTGGCAAAGGCTACTATCAGCGAGCTTGCAAATTTGATTACGGCGCAGTCTGTTACAAAATTGCACGACCTTGGTTTTAAATTTGACCTTACACCTCCTGCCTTGTTTGCAGGTGAAAAAATGGAAATAGCGGCATTGGGCGGAACAACAGACAATGTAGAGGCTCTTATTGTTCCTCTTATTACTGACTATGGCAAAATTGAAGTTAACGTCGCAATTCGCGAGCGCACATAA
- the rsmH gene encoding 16S rRNA (cytosine(1402)-N(4))-methyltransferase RsmH produces the protein MEIVHTPVLLNECLKFLSPMGEPFENDAFMIDSTLGEGGHSFNFLKKFPTLKILGLDADSVIQARAKERLAEFGERMRFYNGWFNDFYCNYSEERKPDLILFDLGISVFHYEKSGRGFSFRHDEELDMRLNPNTKESAADIVNEMPEDELANMIYLYSDEKYSRRIASAIVSARKSQKIVSTKALADIIFNAVPSKYKYGNIHPATRTFQALRILVNSELKRLPQAIHAAFNVLAPGGKMGVITFHSLEDRIVKNYFRNLGKQCVCPPEFPECVCGGTPCAEILTRKPVEPSEEEIKTNSPSRSAKLRVVRKLRDADKLRLYGVEAL, from the coding sequence GTGGAAATTGTTCATACTCCTGTATTGCTAAATGAATGTCTCAAATTTCTTTCTCCAATGGGCGAGCCGTTTGAAAATGACGCTTTTATGATTGATTCTACTTTGGGGGAAGGCGGACATTCGTTTAATTTTTTAAAGAAATTTCCAACTTTAAAAATTCTTGGACTTGATGCTGACAGCGTTATTCAGGCTAGGGCGAAAGAACGTCTTGCAGAATTCGGGGAGCGGATGAGGTTTTATAACGGCTGGTTCAATGATTTTTACTGCAATTATTCTGAAGAAAGAAAGCCCGACTTGATTTTGTTTGATTTGGGAATCAGCGTTTTTCATTATGAAAAAAGCGGAAGAGGATTTTCGTTTCGGCATGATGAAGAGCTTGACATGAGACTGAATCCGAACACAAAAGAAAGCGCCGCCGACATCGTCAATGAAATGCCGGAAGACGAGCTTGCAAATATGATTTATCTTTATTCAGATGAAAAATATTCAAGGCGAATTGCAAGCGCGATTGTTTCCGCAAGAAAGTCTCAGAAAATTGTTTCAACAAAAGCTTTGGCTGATATAATTTTCAATGCCGTTCCTTCAAAATATAAATACGGAAATATTCATCCTGCGACAAGAACTTTTCAGGCTTTGAGAATTCTTGTCAACAGTGAGCTTAAAAGGCTGCCGCAAGCAATCCACGCTGCGTTCAATGTTCTTGCTCCGGGCGGAAAAATGGGCGTTATAACATTTCATTCGCTTGAAGACAGAATTGTAAAAAATTATTTTCGCAATCTTGGAAAGCAATGTGTTTGTCCTCCTGAATTTCCTGAATGCGTTTGCGGCGGAACTCCATGCGCGGAAATTTTAACAAGAAAACCGGTCGAGCCTTCCGAAGAAGAAATCAAAACAAATTCGCCTTCCAGAAGCGCAAAACTTCGTGTTGTTCGAAAACTTCGGGACGCAGACAAGCTTCGGCTTTATGGAGTGGAGGCTTTGTGA
- a CDS encoding chemotaxis protein CheA: protein MSDYLDANNEELLKDFFSEAEQQVETLESNILVIENDPSNHDAIDEIFRAAHTLKGGSATVEMNELATFCHDVEDLLDALRSGLVSVSEPIVDVLLSSIDTIKAMLDARSNGSVYQEDITPIVQKINSFIPAKAPKKSAHVKLPSGMLGAAPAEKPAASEPKPAVQTSNGMPPVPPLSDDEYTELKNAVPEGQKLWSVNVTFDESNPMNSVGGIQVFAALKNCGTVLKTVPDFEELYEDEFHPQVVYYVSSANEGSALEDAAFLDDVTLAVDAQPVSGASSAVPATEQTPAPEKVQATAPVAEEQPKSAETPAAPVENKTEPAQNTAQPVKKPAAGHAVNQSSILRVDSKRVDNLMNLVSETVITKAAFNQNGLHMADLQVKLQNLNLSFKEKHRRLMECMPKYIEELQNGVPMKEIMQKMTEEFGSMSSWFDAFESDFKSSSTKYRSTTQNLGRITGELQEGVMKIRMVPIGTIFNRFPRVVRDLSRDLGRKVNLVIEGEDTELDKTVVDDLLDPIMHCVRNSVDHGIEPPEQRKASGKDETGTLTLRAANEGNMIVIDIIDDGTGIEVDKVREKAIKKGLISPNKILSNQDAYNLIFLPGFSTSDKISSVSGRGVGLDVVKTMVEKLKGTINVTSERGKGSKFSIRLPLTLAIIQGLLVRVGKEVYSIPVANVIESQRVKLDTINTIDNYEVLNVRNEVISILRLGRLFNIRKTDNDEYCFIVIVGSQEKKIGVMVDALIGEEDVVIKPLQDQFTSSPGIAGATVLGDGSVSLIIDVNQLLELGVKQELDAQQVREAEAIKSAAARG, encoded by the coding sequence ATGAGTGATTATCTTGATGCCAATAATGAAGAGCTTCTGAAGGATTTTTTTTCGGAAGCTGAACAGCAGGTAGAGACTCTTGAAAGCAACATTCTTGTAATAGAGAATGACCCTTCAAATCATGATGCCATAGATGAAATTTTCCGGGCGGCACATACGTTGAAAGGCGGCTCGGCTACTGTGGAAATGAATGAGCTTGCAACATTCTGCCATGATGTAGAGGATTTGCTTGATGCGCTTAGAAGCGGTCTTGTTTCAGTTTCTGAACCTATTGTAGATGTTTTATTGTCTTCTATAGATACTATAAAAGCTATGCTTGATGCAAGAAGCAATGGTTCTGTTTATCAGGAAGATATAACTCCTATTGTCCAGAAAATCAATTCATTTATACCGGCAAAAGCTCCAAAAAAGAGCGCGCACGTAAAACTTCCATCTGGAATGCTTGGCGCTGCTCCTGCTGAAAAACCAGCTGCTAGTGAGCCAAAGCCAGCGGTTCAGACTTCTAATGGAATGCCGCCTGTTCCGCCGTTATCTGATGACGAATATACGGAACTTAAAAATGCAGTTCCAGAAGGCCAGAAGCTTTGGTCTGTAAATGTTACTTTTGATGAATCAAATCCAATGAACAGCGTTGGCGGAATTCAGGTTTTTGCGGCTCTAAAGAACTGCGGAACTGTTTTAAAGACTGTTCCTGATTTTGAAGAGCTTTACGAAGATGAATTCCATCCGCAAGTTGTTTATTACGTTTCTTCTGCAAATGAAGGTTCTGCTCTTGAAGATGCGGCTTTCTTGGATGACGTAACTCTTGCAGTTGATGCTCAGCCGGTTTCAGGTGCTTCTTCTGCCGTTCCTGCTACAGAACAGACTCCTGCGCCGGAAAAAGTTCAAGCCACCGCTCCTGTTGCTGAAGAACAGCCTAAATCTGCGGAAACTCCAGCTGCTCCTGTAGAAAACAAAACTGAACCTGCGCAAAATACTGCGCAGCCTGTAAAAAAGCCAGCCGCTGGTCATGCTGTAAACCAGTCTTCAATTTTAAGAGTTGACTCAAAGCGTGTTGACAATCTTATGAATCTTGTTTCTGAAACTGTTATTACAAAAGCCGCGTTTAATCAGAATGGACTTCACATGGCGGACTTGCAGGTAAAGCTTCAGAATTTGAATCTTTCTTTCAAGGAAAAACACCGCCGTCTTATGGAATGTATGCCAAAGTATATTGAAGAACTTCAAAATGGCGTTCCGATGAAAGAAATCATGCAGAAGATGACAGAAGAATTCGGCTCTATGTCTTCTTGGTTTGATGCTTTTGAAAGTGACTTCAAGTCTTCTTCTACAAAATACCGTTCTACAACGCAGAATCTTGGACGCATTACGGGCGAGCTTCAGGAAGGCGTTATGAAAATCCGAATGGTTCCTATTGGAACTATTTTCAACAGATTTCCGCGCGTTGTCCGTGATTTGAGCCGTGATTTGGGCAGAAAAGTCAACCTTGTTATTGAAGGTGAAGATACAGAGCTTGATAAAACTGTTGTTGATGATTTGCTAGATCCAATCATGCACTGTGTACGAAATTCTGTTGACCACGGAATTGAGCCGCCAGAACAAAGAAAAGCCAGCGGAAAAGACGAGACTGGAACTTTGACTTTGCGCGCTGCAAACGAAGGCAACATGATTGTCATTGATATAATTGATGACGGAACTGGAATTGAAGTTGATAAAGTCAGAGAAAAGGCGATTAAAAAAGGTCTTATAAGTCCTAATAAAATTCTTTCAAATCAAGATGCTTATAATCTTATTTTCCTTCCGGGATTTTCTACAAGCGACAAAATCAGCAGTGTTTCTGGACGCGGCGTAGGTCTTGATGTTGTAAAGACAATGGTTGAAAAACTAAAGGGAACAATTAATGTTACAAGTGAAAGGGGAAAAGGCTCAAAATTCTCGATAAGACTTCCGCTTACGCTTGCAATTATTCAGGGACTTTTGGTTCGCGTTGGAAAAGAAGTTTACTCTATTCCAGTTGCCAATGTTATTGAAAGCCAGCGTGTAAAACTTGACACAATAAATACAATTGACAACTATGAAGTTTTGAATGTCCGCAACGAAGTTATTTCGATTCTGCGGCTTGGACGACTCTTTAATATCCGCAAGACAGACAATGATGAATATTGTTTTATTGTCATTGTTGGTTCTCAGGAAAAGAAAATCGGCGTTATGGTTGACGCTCTTATTGGCGAAGAAGATGTTGTAATAAAACCTCTTCAGGATCAGTTTACTTCTTCTCCTGGAATTGCTGGCGCGACAGTTCTTGGAGACGGTTCAGTTTCTCTTATTATTGATGTGAATCAGCTTCTTGAACTTGGAGTAAAGCAGGAACTTGATGCACAGCAAGTACGTGAAGCGGAAGCTATAAAATCAGCTGCGGCAAGAGGTTAG
- a CDS encoding MarR family transcriptional regulator, with protein MEYNVNSVISLISRIHTQTAEFTNKILSSHNFVSSHGFILFLLSENAEMSMGEIAKKINRDKSTTTFLIRKLIDEKLVKCEQSSKDSRKKIISLTAEGKKYNNFTSEISNKLLSICYKNFSAEEKETLLNLLEKMSLNLETEEAKT; from the coding sequence ATGGAATACAACGTCAATTCTGTAATTTCGCTTATCTCAAGAATCCACACGCAGACCGCAGAATTTACAAACAAAATACTTTCAAGCCATAATTTTGTTTCTTCCCACGGATTTATACTTTTTCTTTTGTCTGAAAACGCGGAAATGTCCATGGGCGAAATTGCAAAAAAAATAAACAGAGACAAAAGCACCACAACATTTTTAATCAGAAAATTAATAGACGAAAAACTTGTAAAATGCGAACAAAGCAGCAAGGACAGCCGGAAAAAAATAATTTCACTAACCGCTGAAGGAAAAAAATACAACAACTTTACAAGCGAAATTTCGAACAAACTGCTTTCAATTTGCTATAAAAATTTTTCCGCGGAAGAAAAAGAAACGCTTTTAAATCTTCTGGAAAAAATGAGCCTGAACCTAGAAACAGAAGAAGCCAAAACGTAA
- a CDS encoding YebC/PmpR family DNA-binding transcriptional regulator, translated as MSGHSKWSTIKHAKGIADAKRGALFTKFIKEISIAAKMGGGDPDSNPRLRTAMLKAKAASMPKDNIERAIKKGTGELGAVSYEELVYEGYAPGGVAVLVDVLTDNKNRAAADVRNIFNKNGGNLGTTGSTSRMFERKGVIEYDAEKVSEDDVMSVAVEAGAEDVVNEDGVITVTTDPASFDAVLEALQAKEWETLSAAVSMVPFNYTAVDAETAKKVQKLLDKLEENDDVQNVYSTVEYPEDFDPEA; from the coding sequence ATGTCAGGACACAGTAAATGGTCAACCATTAAACACGCAAAAGGTATTGCTGATGCAAAACGTGGAGCGCTTTTCACAAAATTCATAAAGGAAATTTCTATCGCAGCAAAAATGGGTGGAGGAGATCCTGATTCTAACCCTCGCCTTAGAACTGCTATGCTCAAGGCAAAAGCTGCTTCTATGCCAAAAGACAATATTGAGCGCGCTATAAAGAAAGGAACTGGTGAACTTGGCGCAGTTTCTTATGAAGAGCTTGTTTACGAAGGATATGCTCCGGGCGGAGTTGCAGTTCTCGTAGATGTTCTTACAGACAACAAGAATCGTGCCGCTGCTGATGTTCGCAATATTTTCAATAAAAACGGCGGAAATCTTGGAACAACAGGTTCTACAAGCCGTATGTTTGAGCGCAAAGGCGTTATCGAATACGATGCAGAAAAAGTAAGCGAAGATGATGTTATGAGCGTTGCTGTTGAAGCTGGCGCAGAAGATGTTGTAAATGAAGATGGAGTTATCACTGTAACAACAGATCCTGCTTCATTTGACGCAGTTCTTGAAGCTCTTCAGGCTAAAGAATGGGAAACACTTTCTGCCGCTGTTTCTATGGTTCCGTTTAACTATACAGCGGTTGACGCGGAAACTGCAAAGAAAGTTCAGAAACTTTTGGACAAACTTGAAGAAAATGATGATGTTCAGAACGTTTATTCAACTGTTGAATATCCAGAAGACTTCGATCCAGAAGCTTAA
- the ftsL gene encoding cell division protein FtsL, whose amino-acid sequence MKIKSLLKNFCLVIFALGIPGLLILNGIQSSKYRELKKEVSELEKKQEKLIEENKKLITDISVLSSSDRIETIAENDLGMRKAETEEIVRVEMRKNERK is encoded by the coding sequence ATGAAAATAAAAAGTTTGCTGAAAAATTTTTGCCTTGTTATATTCGCTTTGGGAATTCCTGGACTTTTGATTTTAAATGGAATTCAGTCAAGTAAATACCGCGAGCTAAAAAAAGAAGTTTCGGAGCTTGAAAAAAAACAGGAAAAACTTATAGAGGAAAATAAAAAACTTATAACGGATATAAGCGTGCTTTCAAGTTCAGACAGAATTGAAACTATTGCAGAAAATGATTTGGGCATGAGAAAAGCTGAAACTGAAGAAATTGTGCGTGTGGAGATGAGAAAAAATGAACGAAAATGA
- a CDS encoding pseudouridine synthase, with translation MKTFSIIFENEEILLVNKEAGVSVQGGSGIAHPLDAELSLQLGYKIFLVHRLDKETSGILAVAKNAQAAANWTNLISGGKVKKEYVAVCFGIPIVNGKKCYSGVLEGTVEAHGRTQTAKTFFKVESVWNVKIPETDEVLELSFLKLTLGTGRMHQIRIQLAKASCPIAGDDKHGDFKKNKLARKIGIKKLHLASVKLSLPVDGKIQTFEIPLPEHIKNTLNCQ, from the coding sequence ATGAAAACTTTTTCTATAATTTTTGAAAATGAAGAAATTCTTCTTGTGAATAAGGAAGCTGGCGTTTCGGTTCAGGGAGGTTCTGGCATTGCGCATCCTCTTGACGCGGAACTTTCCCTTCAGCTTGGCTACAAAATTTTTCTTGTTCACCGTTTGGATAAAGAAACTTCCGGCATTCTTGCTGTTGCAAAAAATGCGCAGGCTGCTGCAAACTGGACGAACTTGATTTCAGGCGGAAAAGTAAAAAAAGAATACGTCGCGGTTTGCTTTGGAATTCCAATTGTCAACGGAAAAAAATGTTATTCTGGCGTTTTGGAAGGAACAGTTGAAGCCCACGGAAGAACTCAGACGGCAAAAACTTTTTTTAAAGTTGAATCAGTTTGGAATGTAAAAATTCCAGAAACGGACGAAGTTCTGGAACTTAGTTTTTTGAAACTCACCTTGGGAACTGGCCGTATGCATCAGATAAGAATTCAGCTTGCGAAAGCTTCTTGTCCGATTGCAGGAGACGACAAGCATGGAGATTTTAAAAAAAATAAACTTGCAAGAAAAATCGGAATAAAAAAGCTTCATCTTGCGTCTGTAAAACTTTCCTTGCCTGTTGATGGAAAAATTCAGACTTTTGAAATTCCGCTCCCAGAGCATATAAAAAATACGTTGAACTGCCAATGA
- a CDS encoding CheR family methyltransferase, which produces MATIQEKLSVLANTMDRAEGLSSEQLAEEKNKITVVDFKMVTFSLSGKDYAIDIMKVKEIAKAGHFTYVPNALPFVRGVYNLRGDIIPIIDLRLFFNSEVQEHDDDYLENLLIVSVGEQTFGIVVDEIDKVVGIQKSSIQPPHPLFGDINIKYIYGVVESENNLYVLLDIDRIFGHRTPEEEKELAETAQNQAKLRQEAELAEAASSAEKSAPEVEKPAAKEKNSAQDLNFIADSLKNFKKFYVSEITKDWTEKRYAEWSKERGEEKTQLQNETDADLFLNSFYSKCNGNWWTEEYADAVEKVLPDNSAKNIVVWNPGCGKGYESYSLACILRKKYPSAKIRIYGHDIDLLSVSNAPLMTLSDEASNSWYQPYTVRTVSGEYAFNKDIKDSIMFEYHDCVNTNNLPPIDIVFARDLLAFLPDASRNTLLSEFSEKTKGNGVIIVGDNENIQIPGWNKVNAPENISVYKK; this is translated from the coding sequence ATGGCGACAATTCAAGAAAAACTTAGTGTGCTTGCAAATACAATGGACAGGGCTGAAGGCTTGTCTTCGGAACAGCTTGCAGAAGAAAAAAACAAGATTACAGTTGTAGATTTCAAAATGGTTACTTTTTCTTTGTCTGGAAAAGATTACGCCATTGACATTATGAAGGTAAAGGAAATTGCAAAAGCCGGACATTTTACTTATGTTCCGAATGCTCTTCCTTTTGTCCGCGGTGTCTACAATTTGCGCGGCGATATTATTCCGATTATTGATTTGCGCCTTTTCTTCAACAGTGAAGTTCAGGAGCATGATGACGATTACCTTGAAAATTTGCTGATTGTTTCAGTTGGCGAGCAGACATTTGGAATTGTTGTTGACGAAATTGACAAGGTTGTTGGAATTCAGAAAAGTTCCATTCAGCCGCCGCATCCTTTGTTTGGCGACATAAACATAAAGTACATTTACGGCGTTGTTGAGTCCGAAAACAATCTTTATGTTCTTTTGGACATTGACAGAATTTTTGGCCACAGAACTCCAGAAGAAGAAAAAGAGCTTGCGGAAACTGCCCAGAATCAGGCAAAATTACGGCAGGAAGCTGAACTTGCGGAAGCTGCTTCGTCTGCTGAAAAATCTGCTCCTGAAGTTGAAAAGCCTGCTGCAAAAGAAAAGAATTCTGCTCAGGATTTGAATTTCATAGCTGATTCACTTAAAAATTTCAAGAAATTCTATGTAAGCGAAATTACAAAAGACTGGACTGAAAAAAGATATGCAGAGTGGAGCAAGGAGCGCGGCGAAGAAAAAACTCAGCTTCAAAATGAAACAGATGCGGATTTGTTCTTGAATTCTTTCTATTCAAAATGCAATGGAAACTGGTGGACAGAAGAATACGCGGATGCTGTGGAAAAAGTGCTTCCTGACAACAGCGCAAAAAATATTGTTGTTTGGAATCCGGGCTGCGGAAAAGGCTACGAGTCTTATTCTTTGGCGTGCATATTAAGAAAAAAATATCCGTCTGCAAAAATCCGAATTTACGGCCATGATATTGATTTGCTTAGCGTTTCAAATGCTCCTCTTATGACGCTTTCTGATGAAGCTAGCAACAGCTGGTATCAGCCTTATACTGTTCGGACTGTAAGCGGTGAGTATGCGTTCAACAAGGACATAAAAGATTCTATAATGTTTGAATACCATGACTGCGTAAACACAAATAATCTTCCTCCTATAGATATTGTGTTTGCGAGGGATTTGCTTGCGTTCTTGCCTGATGCTTCAAGAAATACACTTTTGTCTGAATTTAGTGAAAAAACTAAAGGCAATGGCGTTATAATTGTTGGAGATAATGAAAATATTCAGATTCCAGGCTGGAACAAAGTAAATGCGCCAGAAAATATTTCAGTATATAAGAAATAG